Proteins from a genomic interval of Scatophagus argus isolate fScaArg1 chromosome 6, fScaArg1.pri, whole genome shotgun sequence:
- the onecut3a gene encoding hepatocyte nuclear factor 6, whose amino-acid sequence MELTMENIGNLHGVSHSHQTSDLMNSPHARQSSASHRNLVSHGRSAMVSSMASILEGAGDYRTDHALSGPLHPAMTMSCDSGMSLSSTYTTLTPLQHLPPISTVSEKFHHPHPHAHHHPAHQRLAAGNVSGSFTLMRDDRSLASMGNLYSHYPKDMSGMGQPLSPLSNGLGSLHSSQQTLSAYGPGAHLSNDKMISSGGFESHAAMLSRGEEHLARGLGGHGAGLMASLNGIHHHSHPHSQANGSMLSDRDRQTVVGGGQGAGSGQVEEINTKEVAQRITAELKRYSIPQAIFAQRILCRSQGTLSDLLRNPKPWSKLKSGRETFRRMWKWLQEPEFQRMSALRLAACKRKEQEQHKDRNTAPKKQRLVFTDLQRRTLIAIFKENKRPSKEMQITISQQLGLELSTVSNFFMNARRRCVDRWHDDHGASPGQPGTSATTFSKA is encoded by the exons ATGGAGCTTACAATGGAAAACATTGGAAATCTGCACGGTGTATCTCACTCCCATCAAACGAGCGACTTAATGAACTCCCCACACGCGCGCCAGTCGTCGGCGTCGCATCGGAACTTGGTCTCGCACGGACGGTCAGCCATGGTGTCCAGCATGGCCTCGATACTGGAGGGAGCAGGGGACTACCGCACAGACCACGCTTTGTCTGGCCCCCTGCATCCGGCAATGACCATGTCGTGCGACTCCGGGATGAGCCTGAGCAGCACCTACACCACGCTGACGCCGCTGCAGCACCTGCCCCCCATATCCACCGTCTCGGAGAAATTTCACCATCCACACCCACATGCTCACCATCATCCGGCGCACCAACGACTCGCAGCCGGGAACGTCAGCGGCAGCTTCACCCTGATGAGGGACGACCGAAGCCTCGCCTCTATGGGTAACCTCTACAGCCACTACCCCAAAGACATGTCCGGCATGGGGCAGCCTCTGTCCCCTCTGTCCAACGGCCTGGGCTCTTTGCACAGCTCCCAGCAGACTCTCAGCGCCTACGGTCCCGGAGCTCACCTCTCCAACGACAAGATGATCTCCTCGGGGGGCTTCGAGTCCCACGCAGCCATGCTGTCCCGAGGCGAGGAGCACCTGGCCCGGGGTCTCGGGGGCCATGGGGCCGGGCTCATGGCATCTTTGAATGGCATACACCATCACAGCCATCCGCACTCTCAGGCAAACGGGTCCATGCTGTCAGACCGGGACAGGCAGACGGTGGTGGGAGGCGGGCAGGGAGCCGGGTCAGGGCAGGTGGAGGAGATAAACACCAAGGAGGTGGCACAGCGAATAACGGCAGAGCTCAAGCGCTACAGCATCCCTCAAGCCATCTTTGCTCAGAGGATCTTGTGCCGGTCCCAGGGAACTCTGTCTGACCTGCTGCGGAATCCTAAACCGTGGAGTAAACTCAAGTCTGGCCGGGAGACGTTCAGGAGGATGTGGAAGTGGCTCCAGGAGCCCGAGTTCCAGCGGATGTCGGCGCTCAGGCTTGCAG CCTGCAAGCGCAAAGAACAGGAGCAACACAAGGACCGCAACACGGCACCCAAGAAACAGCGCCTGGTGTTCACTGACCTGCAGCGCCGCACACTCATCGCCATCTTCAAGGAGAACAAGCGTCCATCCAAGGAAATGCAGATCACCATCTCCCAGCAGCTTGGCCTGGAGCTCAGCACCGTCAGCAACTTCTTCATGAATGCACGGCGCCGCTGCGTGGACCGCTGGCACGATGACCATGGTGCCAGCCCCGGGCAGCCGGGCACATCCGCCACCACCTTTTCCAAggcctga